The sequence below is a genomic window from Roseivirga misakiensis.
GAGATTTAGTTTACCATTAGCTTGATAGTTCATCTTAAAGTAAGAGTTGAAATCAAACTTCTCTGAACGACTCTCATAATACCGTTCTCTTATGTCGTTATCTCCAGCAAACCTTGCCCAAATAACTTCACCAAAGTGATCGCCGATGTACTCATTAATTGATCCCCCAAACGTCGCATCAATCTTTCCAGAAGAATAATTCAGGTCATAGACAATACCGTAAAAGTCGTTGTCAAGCCACCTTCTTCTAATCAAGTCCGTTTGAGTTCTTTGAGCAATAGCCTCAACGATTACATTGTTAGCTCCGTCTCTTAATGTATCTCCAGCACTATTCAGGACAGGATTAAAAACAAACTCTGGGTCGTTCTCAAAATTGTTAAGAAAGTCAGAGTTGAAATACCCAAATTCAGAATTTACTCCGTCACTCGACAAAGTATCTCTTTGATACACAATGTTGTCGAAACCATAATCTGAATAATCGTCGCCTGTGCGAAACTCCTCGAAAAACCCTGCACCCTTAGTATAGTGAGCGGATACATTTAAGTTCCATTCGCTATTAAAACTATGATTTACGTGCAATTGATAGTGATCTTGTCCGTAGTCATCCACTTGATTGTCATACTCGTAAAAGTTATAGCTACGGCCAGAATTCCTCAAGTTTTCTGCTTGAGCAGGTGTAAATCCGTTATTCGCGATAACCGCCTCAATTCCTGCGGCATCATTTCTAAGTCGAGCCTCAGGCGTACCATACCAGCTCTGGTACGTTACCTCCGCACCACCAAACGTAATGAATTTAACACTCGTGTTTTTGCCAAAATAGCCCCCTGATAAGTAATAGGATTGTAGATCTGAAGAGGCTCTATCGACAAAACCGTCAGATGTAATCTGTGATAAACGACCTTCAAAAGCCCATTTGTCTTTTAGTAATCCTGTAGAAAATATCGCATTGTATTTCTGGGTATTGAATGACCCTACACTCGTATTCACCTCAGCTCTTGCTTCTTGGCTTAGGCCATTGGTCAAAATATTGATCGAACCCCCAAAAGCTCCAGCGCCATTGGTTGATGTTCCCACGCCTCGTTGTACTTGAATATCTGCCGCAGAAGTAGCAAAGTCTGGTGTGTTTACCCAGAAAACTCCCTGCGATTCGGAATCATTAACCGGAATACCATTAATTGTGACATTAATTCTGGTCGGATCGCTACCCCTAATTCTAATACCTGTATAGCCAATTCCAGCGCCGGCATCAGAGGTCGTTACGACAGAAGGCGTCCAGTTCAATAGAAAAGGTAAATCTTGTCCTAAGTTCTGTTTTCTAATCTCTTCGGCACTCACATTCGTGTAAGTAGTTGGTGTTTTCTCGGTTGCCCGAGTACCAGTTACGATCACATCATCTAAACTGGTAGTACTGACTTCAAGCGCGATAGATAAATCTAAATTACCGTTAAGATCAATCACATTTTCATAGCGTTTAAAGCCAACCATGTAGGCGATAAGTTTGTACTTACCAGCCTTCAAGTCATTAAAGGAAAACTCACCCTTGGCATTGGTTGGCTGCCCGAAAGTCGTTTCGAAAAGCACCACGCTTACGCCTTGCAAGACCTCGCCATTGGTAGCATCCTTTACTGTTCCTTTGATGGTGTATTGTGCAAATACACTCCATCCCGTCAGCAACAGGGCTGACATCATTACTAATTTTCTCATTACTTAATTTAAAATGGTCAAACTTGGAAGTGCTAAAGGGGAGCACTCCCTACAATTGTTTAACATACCTCCCTGCGGCAGCATTATCTGCATCAGGTTCAATGGGTATAATCTCAGCCTGTATTTAATCTCGACTAGTCGAGTAAAGGCACCCCCTATTGCGTGCAAAGTTAATGATCAAAAGTAGATTTCCACTAAATGACTTCACTTATGGCTTTAATAGATTGCCGAAGTCTGTACTCTGGTGAACCTTGAACTACCTTAAAGCTTACGTTCGCTTCGACTAGCTCTTGGTGATATATATCAAATAAACGGCCTCTATCATTCGGGCTTTCCCTTAATGGATCATCCTCGTAGGGAATATCTGGCGACGTAAGTAGATAAAAATCAGCCAAATTCATTTGCAGTAATTGGAGAATGAAGGGATCACAATTACCGTACTTAAATTCACTCCAAACTTTTATCACAAAGAGATCAGTATCTAAAATCAGCCTTTCATTGGCTCGTTTCCGATAGATCTTTTCACTTTCAAGTTGCCCTTTAGCGATCGTAAGCAAGTCTTCTTGTCGATAAGGTCGGCCTAAATCCGTCAGGAATTCCCTTGAATACTCTGGCACACTCACGGTACCATAATATGTGGCCAGGGTTTGGGCCAACGTCGATTTTCCAGTGCTTTCTGGACCAACAATAGCGATAGTGATCATTAGCTATTCAGTGTCATTGTTTTTTTCCAGGCACGATAACCCGCGATCGCCATACCGATGTATATGAAATACAAGAGCGAATAAAAATATAGTTCTTTATAAAAATAAATGCCCGTTGCCAATACGTTGACCACAAACCAATAATACCAGTTGTCGATTTTTTTTCTAGCCGTAAGCCACATGCCTGTAACACTCAAAATTGAGGTTGTACTATCCCAATATGGTAAAGCTGGCGGTTCTACCCCTTCGAACTGACTAGGTATAGCGAGGAGTAATTTTCCGAATACAAAAACGCCTACAATAGTCAGTACAAACATGATCAGCATTTGCTGTGTACTCGAATGGGTAATAATGACTTCCTTTTTGGTGGTATCCTTTGGCCTACTCCAATACACCCAACCATAAATATTTAGCACTAGAAAGAAGATGTGCAGCAAAAAATCGCCATACAATCTGGCCTGCCAGAAAACCACAAACGAGACTAATACGTAAAGGATGCCGAATGGCCAAGTCCAAATACTCTCCTTAATGAGAAAGTAAACGGCAAGTAAACCAAAGAGGAATCCGGCAATTCCCCACAAGTCCATGCTTAGCGCCGTAGATACAATTTGATCCCAAATCTCGTTGAACTGCATAGCGCCAAAGATATGATTAATTGATATATTCACTCAGAAGAATTTAATATGGAAATGTACAAAGCGGTGATCATTCTAGTGATTTTGATGGTCATCTTCCCATTGGCTACATCTGCACAAGAAACCAGCTATAATTTAGAAACCGAAAGTATTTCTAAAAGAGTAGATAAAATCCTAAATGGGCCTATTACCAAGGAAGGGCTAAAGAAAATGCCGTATAAGGTATGGTTCAACACCAACTATAAAACCTACA
It includes:
- a CDS encoding TonB-dependent receptor codes for the protein MRKLVMMSALLLTGWSVFAQYTIKGTVKDATNGEVLQGVSVVLFETTFGQPTNAKGEFSFNDLKAGKYKLIAYMVGFKRYENVIDLNGNLDLSIALEVSTTSLDDVIVTGTRATEKTPTTYTNVSAEEIRKQNLGQDLPFLLNWTPSVVTTSDAGAGIGYTGIRIRGSDPTRINVTINGIPVNDSESQGVFWVNTPDFATSAADIQVQRGVGTSTNGAGAFGGSINILTNGLSQEARAEVNTSVGSFNTQKYNAIFSTGLLKDKWAFEGRLSQITSDGFVDRASSDLQSYYLSGGYFGKNTSVKFITFGGAEVTYQSWYGTPEARLRNDAAGIEAVIANNGFTPAQAENLRNSGRSYNFYEYDNQVDDYGQDHYQLHVNHSFNSEWNLNVSAHYTKGAGFFEEFRTGDDYSDYGFDNIVYQRDTLSSDGVNSEFGYFNSDFLNNFENDPEFVFNPVLNSAGDTLRDGANNVIVEAIAQRTQTDLIRRRWLDNDFYGIVYDLNYSSGKIDATFGGSINEYIGDHFGEVIWARFAGDNDIRERYYESRSEKFDFNSYFKMNYQANGKLNLFGDLQYRRVDYTGVGIDNDLRPIDFDREFNFFNPKLGAIYQLNGSSNLYASFAVGNKEPNRSDIIDAAPGVNPEHETLNNLEIGYKRQTANGAIEINGYLMDYKNQLVLTGEVNDVGAGIRTNVPDSYRMGIELSGTTRLTKGLFWSGNVAFSQNRIQSFDEIIFDFGPAFDEFNEVRTTFEDTDISFSPSIVAGSQLAFRPTLGLEVSLLSKYVGEQFLDNTSNDNRKIDAFFVNDLRVNYSFTTELIKTVSVNLLVNNILNHEYESNGYTFGYFGGANFEVRENYFYPQAGTNFLLSVGLSF
- a CDS encoding AAA family ATPase; the encoded protein is MITIAIVGPESTGKSTLAQTLATYYGTVSVPEYSREFLTDLGRPYRQEDLLTIAKGQLESEKIYRKRANERLILDTDLFVIKVWSEFKYGNCDPFILQLLQMNLADFYLLTSPDIPYEDDPLRESPNDRGRLFDIYHQELVEANVSFKVVQGSPEYRLRQSIKAISEVI
- the pnuC gene encoding nicotinamide riboside transporter PnuC produces the protein MNISINHIFGAMQFNEIWDQIVSTALSMDLWGIAGFLFGLLAVYFLIKESIWTWPFGILYVLVSFVVFWQARLYGDFLLHIFFLVLNIYGWVYWSRPKDTTKKEVIITHSSTQQMLIMFVLTIVGVFVFGKLLLAIPSQFEGVEPPALPYWDSTTSILSVTGMWLTARKKIDNWYYWFVVNVLATGIYFYKELYFYSLLYFIYIGMAIAGYRAWKKTMTLNS